CCTGAGCGCGGTGGAGCTTCAAAGCAGGGGGATGGTAAAGGACGGGACCCTGGTGGTCTATTTCCCCCCGTCGGGGCCGGCCGAGTACATGAACGTCTATGTCACCGAAGGGGACAAGGAGCTAGTAGTCTCCGTAAACCCCATAAGCAGGAGGGTAAAGGTCCATGAGGCCGCGGAGCAGTAGGGGCTTCACCCTTCTGGAGGTCATGATTGCCCTGGCCATCGTCGGGGGGCTTCTCGTCACCCTCCTTTACACCCTCGGCTATCACCTGGACGTGGCCGCCCGCCAGGAGGCCGCCACGGTGGCCACCATGCTCGCCAAGAACAAGCTCACGGACTTCAAAGAGGACCCCACCGAGGAGTCGGGCTCCTTCCCCGAGCCCTTCGAGGACTTCCGCTTCCGGGTGCAGAGGCTCGCCTCCCCCTACCCCGGCGTGCTCCGGGTGAAGGTGACCGTCACGGGCAGGGGCGAGGAGGTGTCCCTGAGCGAGTTCATGCTGGCCGAGACGACGGGAGCCGGTTGATGAGAAGGACGGACCGTCCGGAGGGCTTCACCCTCCTGGAAATGCTTCTGGCCCTGGCCATCGCCTCGGCCATGCTCGCCGTCCTGTACAGCACCTTTTTCGTCTCCAACAAGGCCGTCCGGGGCAACGAGGAAACCCTTCTCAGGCTTCACGAAGTCCGCGCTTTCATGGACGTCCTCAAGAGGGAGCTGGAAGCGGCCCTTCCCCCCGAGGGCCAGAGCCATGCCTTCATCATCCGGGACAGGGACATGTACGGGGCGCCGGCTTCGGAGCTTTCCTTTACCTCGCACCTCTCCCCCCTCTCCGGTCCCGCGCGCCTGGGTTACCGGGTTGAGGAGAAGGAAG
This genomic interval from Nitrospirota bacterium contains the following:
- a CDS encoding prepilin-type N-terminal cleavage/methylation domain-containing protein produces the protein MRRTDRPEGFTLLEMLLALAIASAMLAVLYSTFFVSNKAVRGNEETLLRLHEVRAFMDVLKRELEAALPPEGQSHAFIIRDRDMYGAPASELSFTSHLSPLSGPARLGYRVEEKEDRLVLMKTLVPASQPSSPGGGGVSEPMEAEALEQVVSFAVEVKSRGSWITTWENQGLPEELRVTVTVPLGKRELTLTETVRPRIGRRI
- a CDS encoding type II secretion system protein, which produces MRPRSSRGFTLLEVMIALAIVGGLLVTLLYTLGYHLDVAARQEAATVATMLAKNKLTDFKEDPTEESGSFPEPFEDFRFRVQRLASPYPGVLRVKVTVTGRGEEVSLSEFMLAETTGAG